Below is a genomic region from Lampris incognitus isolate fLamInc1 chromosome 2, fLamInc1.hap2, whole genome shotgun sequence.
gttgcgctcttggggtaattttgatcggccggccactcctgggaaggttcaccactgttccatgttttcggcatttgtggataatggctctcactgtggctaactggagtcccaaagctttagaaatggctttataaccttttccagactgatagatttcaatttgcttctcatttgttcctgaatttctttggatcgcagcatgatatctagcttttgaggatcttttggtctacttcactttgtcaggcaggtcctatttaagtgatttcttgattgagaagaggtgtggcagtaatcaggcctgggtatggctagagaaattgaactcagctttccaaagatgtgataaaccacacttaatttatgttttaacaggggggggggggcaatcactttttccacacagggccatgtaggtttggatttttcttttcccttaataataaaaactttcatttaaaaactgcattttgtgtttacttgtgttatctttgtctaatatttaaatttgtttgatgatctgaaacatttaagtgtgacaaacatgcaaaaaaataagaaatcaggaagggggcaaacactttttcacaccactgtatgacAAAATCAATCGTACAATTCCATGGTacctcaaacaaacaaaataaagatatacaaaccccaattccaatgaagttgggacattgtgtaaaatgtaaataaaaacagaatacaatgatttgcaaatccttttcgacctatattcagttgaatacactacaaagacaagatatttaatgttcaaactgacaaactttattggggtttttttttgcaaatattcactcattttgaatttgatgcctgcaacacgttccaaaaaagctgggacagggttatgttcaccactgtgtcacatcacctttccttttaacaacactcaataagcgtttgggaactgaggacactaattgttgaagctttgtaggtggaattctttcccattcttgcttgatgtacgacttcagttgctcaacagtccggactctccattgtcgtattttgagcttcataatgcgccacacattttcaaggggagacaggtctggactgcaggcaggccagtctagtacccgcactcttttactatgaagccacgctgttgtaacacgtgcagaatgtggcttggcattgtcttgctgaaataagcagggacgtccctgaaaaagatgtcgcttggatggcagcatatgttgctccaaaacctgtatgtacgtacctttcagcattaatggtgccttcacagatgtgcaagttacccatgatgccatgggcactaacacacccccataccatcacagatgctggcttttgaactttgcgctgataacaatctggatggtccttttcctctttagcccggaggacacgacgtccatgatttccaaaaacaatttgaaatgtggacttgtcagaccacagcacacttttccactttgcatcaatccatctcagatgagctcgggcccagagaagccggcggcgtttctgggtgttgttgatatatggctttcactttgcatggtagagttttaacttgcacttgtagatgtagtgacgaactgtgttaactgacaatggttttcccaagtgttcttgagcccacgtggtaatatcctttacagaatgatgtcggtttttaatgcagtgctgcctgagggatcgaaggtcacgggcattcaatgttggtttttggccttgccgcttatgtgcagagatttctccggattctctgaatcttttgatgatattatggactgtagatgatgaaatccctacattccttgcaattgtacgttgagaaacgttgatcttaaaactgttggactatttgctcatgcagttgttcacaaagtcgtgaacctcgccccatccttgcttgtgaacggctgagcctttcagggatgctcctttcatacccaatcatgacacttacCTGTTTCTAATTaatctgttcacctgtggaatgttccaaacaggtgttttttgagcattcctcaactttcccagtcttttgttgcccctgtcccagcttttttggaatgtttcaggcatcaaattcaaaatgagtgaatatttgcaaaaaacaataaagtttatcagtttgaacattaaatatcttgtctttgtagtgtattcaattgaatataggtcaaaaaggatttgcaaatcattgcattctgtttttattcacgttttacacaacgtcccaacttcattggaattggggtttgtacatagaCGCTTGTACACGCTTTACCTTTGTACCCTACATTCTTTAAGTACCCTGTCCTACGTTTTCCTCCTGTAAGAGCTCCCCTATAGCTTCATCTTTTATAAAATCAATGAATGGTTTCCAGATTCTTTCATAAACAcccattttatttttcaaggtaTATGTTATTTTCTTTGTTGACATACAGTGCACCATATTCTTAATCCATGTACCAACTGTAGGTGCAACAGTGTTCTTCCAGTTCAAAGCTATCAATCATTTTGCCTGCATTATAGCAAAATCAATAAATTTATATTCTTTAATTCTCAAATTGAGATCTGTTGGATACACGTGTAACAATATCATCTTGGAGTCTAGTGGGATATTTACAGACAAAATGATCATGATTGTATtgatccattataattctgttatcctctttcagtgttgtattatgtaaattgcgtaaacacaacaactattgcacgctgtccgtcttgggagagagatcctcctctgttgctctccctgaggtttcttcctattttttctccctgttaaaggtttttttttttagggagttgttccttatccagtgagagggtctaaggacaggatgttgtgttgctgataagcccactgaagcaaatttgtaatttgtcatattggtctatacaaataaaattgaattgatatGATCACCTCCCTCCAGAATTTCTTACTTTTGTCACACTCCCAAATACATTGTATAAATGTTCCTTGAGCCTCATTTCATTTAAAACATGTCAGGTATATTTATTCAATTTGACAGAGGTTATATAAGTCCGCATCAACCAGTTATATTGAAGTAACTTTAAATTAGTGCTGTCTGTTCGTGTCTGAGCCTTCTCACAGGATATGTTTCAGTCATTATTTGAAATGTCCTCTTAAATCTACCCTCCATGCATCAAGTTTGGATACTGAGGTCTCATTAGAGCCAAATGCAAGCCAGTTGTACATTAATGAAATCAAACCTTGTTGCAATTTTCGTTAATAATTTCTTCCAAGGATGAAAGCTCAGGAATTACCAATGACTGATTTTGCATTGAAAAAATAAAACTCTTCAATTGCAGGTATTTAAAAACATGCTTTCTTGGGATGTTATATGTTAAAGAGATTTCCTCGAAAGACATTAGAACATCTTCTTTATAAAGGTCAGATATTTTGCTTAGCCCTTTCTCTGCTCATAGTTGGAATCCAGCATCCAACTTGCCTGGTTTAAATGAAACATTGCCCCAGATTGGACTGAGTTGTGACAAGGCGTTAAATTTATTCATATATTTCTTTACCTCATACCATACATTAACCATATTAAGAACTATAGGATGGGCAGTATGTGCTCTGAGGTGTTTAAGCTTGGCTGAATACAGATATAAATTTAATGGTATCTGAATCCCTGACATTTTAATCAGACTTAGGCAAAAAAAAGTGAACCTATCCTTTAACATGACATTAATAGTATTAACTACAATAATAACAGGTTTTGAAAATATAGTCTCAATCAAATTTTCACATTACTTACCAATCTTAGGAATGACAGTAGTAACTGTTGTATGATTTTTTCTCTCCACAGTGTAATCTAGTGAGCATACATACAAGGGGAAAAAGTCAAAACCCAAAGCCATGTAATATGCAAGCTTTCTTTTGGCCAAAAAATATTCATCGACCTTCTCTCAATACTTACTGTAGCTGCAAGCTGTTAAGTTCTCCAGGTCCACCGTTGCTGAATCACAGTGTATGCAAATGGTGTTGCTGTTCTCAATGACACGCAAGTAGCATCCTAGGAATTTAAAATAAGAATGTAATTTAatttaaagttttgttttttttctgggaaAAGGTATAGGCCTGTGTGATAGATTTCAAGTACGGCATTCTGGCAATTATAATACTTTTGACTCAAGTTACATGTTTATACCATAATAAACCTGACAGCATTCCATTGTGGCTGCAACAGCAGCGTAATCCCTGGTTTTTAAACAGGGTATATTGCTGTCAAAGAGATACACATTCTGTTTGCAGGGATAATGTATTTTATCTTTAATTGTACGagttacatctatctatctacctatctatataAAGAGTATGAGGTTGAATTATTTGAGGTTAATTCGATTATCAATACCAATTTGGTAGTAGAGTACCAGTCATTCTAAGGCAAAGTTTACCAAACTTTAAAACAACTGTGCTTAATTACCTTCTGTTTGCCTTTCAAAACCTTATTGTTTCCTGTACTGAAGAGCCATGGGATTATAAAAACGCTCTGGCTTGTAGATAAGCATGCTTTGTTTATCGAGCCGTTTGTGTATCGTTATATTTAGCACAACCACAGAATGTCATCTTATGAAATCCCGACATGTGAACTGGGCTCAGAAAGTCACCTTGAGTATCAGACATGACTAAGGCTTTGAAGAACTTTACAGATGTGCTCCCTTGCTCACCACTTTAGCCTGGTGTGAGCCAACAGCCCATTTTACCAATTTACCACAGGACTCAAAACACCTTGCTTCTTGAGTGACAAACTGTCTGAGTGACCAAACCACCTCCACAGTTGCTCAGGGCTGCCCAGTGACCACATTTTAATGAGGTCTAAATGGAACTATGTTTATTATCCAGAATCAACATTTATGTAACTAAGCAATGGTGTGGGCATTCAAACACAGCTGGATGACTGAAGGGAACCTAAAACACAGTAGGGCATTTAAAACAATGATATCCATTTTAGTTACCATTTATTTCATCTGTCGTTGCAGAGGTTCTCAGTTAATGCCACAATCCTGCATCCAAATAGTTATCCTGATAGTAGTGGCACAGAAAACTGATAAAAACAGCTGCATGAAACTGCCTTCTCCTCTGAAGTAGCCTTTGGCATGTCTATAAGACAGCTTCTTCTTTATCTCAAAGGTTGAGGAAAACTGTTTGAGTTAATTTCAACAGTATATAGTCTAAGTAACAACATAACTTGATTAATATATTTACCACAGTGAACACAGCCTGCCTAGTAAAGGCAGCGTGCTTTCAAAATCTTAAATGTTTGGCAaggagtcttgatgcatgctcaataatccaggtaagaaaatcaaataaggttgaattagttcatctggatataacaTTGATAATAATATACGTTTATAATTTTGTAGTttataaatgtatccagatgaactgattccgccTTCTTTGAACAAGTTTGGCAAGGAGTTAGCAAATGGTTATCTATATTTTTTGTGTGAGGCAGTGCAATTGGCTGTCAATGAGGACATCCGAGATGCATTTTAATAACAGGTGTAATATAATCTGGTTTAATGTCTAGACACAATCCGGAGTTTCAGTAATGGTTTGGCCAATTGAAGTTTCTCAAAGaaacatatcacacacacacacacatggccattgaaactctagttaatggttacgcctatttgcatatgaaacagctCATTAATTTCGATCGttacgcaactgtattgtttataagggtggggatacctgcagtcagtttagactgaagaggtcaattacatgagtgatgaaacgtttctgtcagtaaacgttgtgtccagatgaactgtttcaacattgattttcttacctggattattgagcatgcataaagacatatcaaACACACAGGCCCCCTCTCCTGACAACCTATCCGTAAATGCATTCTTCCATCTTTTTTCTAATCTAGTCCTCTTTCCTCGGAAGATTAGTCAAGAATTTTGACCTTTAGAATTTGAATGGCTTGTTTAACTAAAATTGGTGAGGAACTAAATGTAGCACCCCTCCTGAGTGCATTTGCAAATCATTAATGATCATTTTAACCTGTATCACCTTACTCAACCGCCTACCCATAAATACAATCCATACCATGCACTATTTTAAGTGATGGACACGTAAATGGTACTGTTTAAACTGAATTCGCTCTGGATTTTCTGAAACCAGTTAAAATCTTAACTGACCAAATACCAGCTTTGCCTTGTCAGCATGTGCTTGCCACACCCATTGTGGCAAGCACATGCTGACACTGACTGGCCACCCTCTTTAAAAGAAAGAGGCCAATCTATGAAGCACAGCAGCAAATCGAGTGATTTGATTTCATTCACATAGCTGTAAACACTCTTTTTCCTCGGGAGCTTGTTCATTCACAACCTGACACACACTCTTGAGAAGTCTACAGCTGTTTACCTGGTTCACAGCGAGTGTCGTTCGAACACGAGCTGTTCGCTTTCAGTTTCTCACCGCAGCACTCAAGTAAACTGTGACGAAGAGCCTGCGGTCGAAATGGGATCCACACATTAATAACGTCACGTTGAGCGAAACAAACAAGTTATCCAATCTGCTGTGTGAGCGTGCAGCTTCTACCTTGGTGACAGGTGTCTCGGGTCTGATGAGAATCACAGTTGCCGCAAAGACCAAAAGGAATGACAGAGCCATATTTGACCTCTTGGGAGATCAGAGAGACTTACATTAGACAACACCTAAGCATCGATAAATGGCAGTGTTAcaacagtcagtcagccagctgcTAGCTTATTGTGCTGGCAAACACCTGTCACGGTGTTCGTGTTAGCCACACGTTAGGGGGCTCAGACAAATGGTACTCCCAAAGTTTAGCGGTAGTTAGCTTGCAAACGTACGACGTGAATTAAAAAGGTCAAATTTACTGAACGACATCAATAATCTCACATTTTCGCCCGGACTGAATATCTGAAAACTGAATATCGGGaagcactaaaaaaaaaaacttcttaccGATAAAAGTTTTGGACTCGCTTCGACGCGGACTGGCGTTAGCCGCCGGTTAGGGCCTGACGCGGTTAGTCCAGTTGTCACACGGTTCAGCTGCGCGAATGTAAACACTGGCGGGGCTCCTTTTGCCTGTTTCCGCTTTGACTTTTCAACTTAAAAGCCACATACAAAAACCTGGAGTGGGGAGAAGTTGCTTGCGGCGTTTGTAACGGAAATGATGCGGCATTCTTACAGGAATCCATATAAACATAAAGCCGTTCATCCTAAATAATTAGCATTGTATAAAAATGGATAAACATCGAATAGTTAGTAACACAGACAATGGGAAGCAGCCAGCTTGCAAAGTTGATTGATTTCGGATGAACTACCCTACTATTAGCAGACAGTGGACTGCCATTAAGGCATCGGATTCTAAACATGGCTGGAACTCTCGAGAAatgtatctatttatttattacttgtattattattaatatttatgtTAATATGAGGTTTACATGTGGCATATCGCACTGTGGTTCATAGCAAGATACTCTATGAATTTCGTATTAAGCATCTACATACACTTCACTGAAAGTTGCCTCATGACCTTTTCAGATCAAAACAGGGTTGCTGATGACGTTGTTCAAGTTAATTTAGGTTCTAATCGGCTTTATGATTCTTGAAGAGCAAAAAGTCTAGTTGAAGATTACATTAATGTGTGGGAAAACGATGAAAGACCGCTGTTCTGAACATACTGTAGCAATCAagtgaaatcagaatcagaatgaaaGAGATGTCCTTTTCAAACATTTGTATTTGAAGGGCTTTGTCATTGAAGACTCCAAAACCAAGGCTGGATTAGAATCCCtcggggcccctgggcactgaccccccctcccacacacacatagcacGCCCACCCCACGCAGCCATTGAACCCCACCTTAATTGTTTTGAGATCCAGTCAAGCTGGCGTGTGAAATCTACcacaccataatcacacacctattggtcaaagggtgactaaccagtccagctgagcaggtatagccatacctgctcagctggtaTAGCCATACCAACAATAgcccaagtactgccatttcactcacaaatcacaagacaaggaaacaatggattaaattatcccaaggcagtgtatgactctacaATATGGCAACATTTGTATTCACTGAAAACCATcccagcagacagcacaccagtcaTTAATGATAAATAATAAGGTGACTTGAGTAGGAATAGACTaacaacaatgccatcctaaggtaatcacacagcacagttgaatgcaggtttcaaaataaggctcactacgTGAACTGGCCAacatcacacagaactgcaaaagccaACAAATAATGGATTTGACAGACCGGCTCCAACACAGTTTAGCAGcttcacaccacagtgatgctatacacgttatgcaaacagcatatcatgAAAAAAGGTCACGGGTAACTCCACCCCGATTTTAGCCCTCATGTGGTGGTGCATTTGGGATTCACTCGATTAGGTGtgacgagtgaaggcagagccgtaGACTGACGTCCACCATCATGACGTCATTAATCTTGACGTCATTCATCCTCACACTCTGTGATcgcggaaagttgaatcagttcatctggacacaacgtttattgggagagaaacgtttaatcgctcatctaagtgacatcttcagtctcagctgactgcagatatccccacccttataaacaatacagtggcataacgaccgaaaacgatcggtttcatatgcaaattgccatgagcagaATTTcaaggccacgtgtactattcacagaggatttaggaatggttgcaatcacatggcgacagatgtactgtcaggcctccccctcggttcagggatggttccctcttcacatagatggcctttttaataataataataataataataataatagtaataataataataataacaataatagtgtaaactactaataagacacgttagcccctagctaacgggtctgaccctttagccgagcggttagtgatgtcgccttgtggtgcagtacacgtcgtaacgaatcccgcaccgggcaagaaactaACCGGttgcaatagtaataataaaccaaacttatatagcgcttttctaacactcaaagtcgcttgaCAATAATAAACGGCggggaaacaagacaacagataaacacaacacagacatacaggggtggatgggaaggggggaggctacgagagggagaagcggcagccacacacacgaAGCCAGCAGTACTcccccacttaaacagatacaaaagggcaagaaaaacaacaacacagtagACTCCCGTcgtctattcctctcccgaggtatccactagttcagtggcactatttaacccatagctgggggctggttcgtgggcatcagggaatatccacaccgccgggcctgcgtaccgcacgtccaagggccagacctcctccgagtctcttgtagttcagccagggtccaaggtgtacccagttaccgcgtGTCGCCAcggggaggcgctacatagggcttgctgttggagaggcactggcagggagagacttaacgTGCTCGGCTcgcctgttcgcatttctgctagccagcggctTACACAGGAATGTTAGACGCACATTTttcgactccccgttcaaaccaggctTCCtacctgtcaaggatgtgcacatcctcatctctgAAAGAGTGGCCGCCGGCCTGTAGATGGACGTGGActtcagagtcctggcctgacgcgttagctcgtctgtgttttgccatcctcttggccagcgtctgttcgtctttgcgcatgctcagtaagcaatgtttggtttccccgatgtccaAGTCACGGCCGGCACTGATCGGCGGGACGGCGAGCCGCGCGTGCTGGTCGGTGGGTATTTCTTGGGTCAGACTTGAGAGGAGTTCCCCTTTAAAGAGTCCAGATTGAAGCCCAGTAAGTCCGTTCAAACGCCACTCTCTTCAGCCAAGTTACATATTGTGACAGTGCCTGATCTAATGATAAAGAAATGATGTATAACATACAAACCGAAGGCGATTTAAGGCTTTGGCAGTATTGGTTAGTAAAGCGTTAGCTAGCCAGTTATCCTCTGGCATGCTAGCGTTGGCTAAACGCGATCATGCTAAACGCGATACTAGCGTTTCTTACGTTAGCTATTccattgtatttattttttgtccTTCACATATAGCAGATTACCCATCTCAATGAATCCTAACGTGTGGAACATCAAAGAAATTTTGAGCATCCCCCCTATAAGCAGGTAACCGATTAATTTTTCTTAACATTGAGTATGCTGGTTTTTGCCATTTCAACTAAGTTGACGGAgactagggcggcacggtggcgcagtggttagcggggtcgccttacagcaggggtgggcaatcttatccagaaagtacTGGTGCGGGTTTTTGTTCGAACCAAACAGTTACACGCctctgtctcctaatcaagttcctcagcaaagactcctcTGGTTGATTCatggggtcaggtgtgtaacaaaaacctgcacccacaccggcactttctggataagattgcccacccctgccttaCAGCATgaggttcctgggttcgagccccggggtagtccaaccttgagggtcgtcccgagtcgtcctctgtgtgcagtttgtatgtcctccccgtgtctgcgtgggtttcctccgggtgctccggattcctcccaaagacatgcaggtcagatgaattggtattactaaattgtccctaggtatgaatatatgtgtgtgtgtgtgtgtgtgtgtgtgtgtgtgtgtgtgtgtgtgtgcgcgcgcgcgcgcgcgtgccctctgtgatggcctggcggcctatcaagggtgtctccctgcctgccgcccaatgactgctgggataggctccagcattcctgcgaccctgagagcaggataagcggttcggataatggatggatggatgatggagacTAGCTACTACAGAGTCATGACACATAGCTTGGTCAATGTCACTGTGTTTTCTTTGGTGTGATGTGATAACCACATTTTAGCCTGCATTTTGTTTTAATCTTCAAAAATAGCGGGATCAAAAACACCAACAGATATGTGACTACTAGTGGCCACTCCACTTCAGCAGACCCCCAGTTTGTGCTTGGGTCCCAGTTTTGGCATGAAAACTCCCAGAGTTTGTCTCAGGATATGAGTTTCTCATCCAGGAACTCCCAGCAAAGCTCTGAAGAGGTATTGCATAAATCCACTGTGCATGTTTCATCGGTGAAATGCTGACAAGGAACTTGGGTTTGTTCAAGTTCAACCTTATTGTCATGTGTAGAGTACAATGGAATTATTGTGCTATGGTTTTCCATGCCTTAACAAAAAGGACAAAGGAGCAGGCTTGTAACAAAGATGGCAACTTCACTAGTTTGATGTCGTTTTTAGGTCCAATGTGTCCAATGAAAAAGCCAGTAAACTCTACTGAAACCATCAGAAGGGTAAAAGGTGTGCATTGAGGTATTATCAATTTAGTTGGTTACTGTTTTCATGCATTTTATCCTACTGAAAGTTTATTTACAGAACCAAAATCACTTTCTCTAACTTAACACTCTCCAGGACAATTCAGCTGtatttatattgcacttttcaaAAGCAGGGTTTACAAATAGTTttaaaacatgcacacaaacaacaaaaaaaaggaaaatatttaCATTTTGAAAAGAAATGAATCGACTACTAAAAAGGAGCTTAAAGAGATGATTTGTCAGAAGAGTAGAGTGAAGATGGAAGGTCTGAAATGCTCAGGTAGGCTGTCCCAAAGTCAAGGAGCACTAGTTGTAAAGGCATGGTCATCTGCAGACTTGAGCCTTGATTTTGGGAGAATAGGACTGGTCTGATGATCTGGGGCTACTGAAGATCTAGGGCTACAGCCTGGCTCATAAAAAGTCAGTTATAAGCTTAAAGGCTCAGTGAAAAACTTAGTTAGAACTTGGctgcacccacccccacccccgcatcATTAAAGTGATTTATTGAAATCTCAAAAtcaactctactactactactttcggctgctcccgttaggggtcgccacagcggatcatccgttgtaagtcttatttatgatccgcatatttgatttggcaaagattttacgccggatgcccttcctgacgcaaccctccccatttgtccgggcttgggaccggcactaaggatgcactggcttgtgcatcctcagtggctgggttctcaaAATCAACTCTCACACTTGCAAATAGCCAATGTAGGGGAGGTAAACTCAATAACATGCTGTGTCTAATTTACACAAAAGCTTCTCTCACACTAGAATAGAAAAACCCAGACATTAATATAATGAAAACGAAGCAATTCATAATTGATTTTGCCATCTATC
It encodes:
- the c2h1orf159 gene encoding uncharacterized protein C1orf159 homolog produces the protein MALSFLLVFAATVILIRPETPVTKALRHSLLECCGEKLKANSSCSNDTRCEPGCYLRVIENSNTICIHCDSATVDLENLTACSYNYTVERKNHTTVTTVIPKIGGPGVAVSLLLGTLLISLFLILTVASFFYLKRSNRLPSVFYRRNKAFIFQPSETAVMIPSSSVRKPRYVRRERPSATSTLSTVTIPTGATTKVYNV